A DNA window from Mycobacterium sp. IDR2000157661 contains the following coding sequences:
- a CDS encoding IniB N-terminal domain-containing protein, producing MNLIDWFLNLFRDPVSAAAFVADPDRELVQAGFGNLSAAQVQAVAATVAPAAVLHGGGNPVVGLQQAVANTHGIAFVPQRQTDLLSGNETLSHNDTRLLSPETNNVVGHDGQQGVGNFDLEFGDITLGDKTTNTATDGGVVNTGTAGNIDATNVEGDGNVVGDDNENVNTGDIRDSNVNIGEDNEIDDSGDQTAGGDIISDNDGPVINDVDMSGGNGGGAAGGSGGGGLIGVGNDGGSAAGGAGGSGGGIVINDNDSQSTSTGGGDITTVDTGGGDLSGSVDASHDDNSVDNSVDNSGQDNSVDNSQTVDTDVNVSNDVGIF from the coding sequence ATGAACCTCATCGACTGGTTCTTGAACCTGTTCCGCGACCCCGTCTCCGCCGCTGCTTTCGTGGCCGACCCCGACCGCGAGCTGGTGCAGGCCGGCTTCGGCAACCTGTCGGCCGCTCAGGTGCAAGCCGTCGCAGCCACCGTGGCACCCGCTGCAGTCCTGCACGGCGGGGGCAACCCGGTCGTCGGCTTGCAGCAGGCGGTCGCCAACACCCACGGCATCGCCTTCGTGCCGCAGCGCCAGACCGATCTGCTGTCGGGCAACGAGACGCTGAGTCACAACGACACCCGGCTGCTCAGCCCGGAGACCAACAACGTCGTCGGCCACGACGGCCAGCAGGGTGTCGGCAACTTCGACCTGGAGTTCGGCGACATCACCCTCGGCGACAAGACCACGAACACCGCCACCGACGGCGGCGTGGTCAACACTGGCACCGCGGGCAACATCGACGCGACGAACGTCGAGGGTGACGGCAACGTGGTCGGCGACGACAACGAGAACGTCAACACCGGTGACATCAGGGACTCGAACGTCAACATCGGCGAGGACAACGAGATCGACGACAGCGGCGACCAGACCGCGGGCGGCGACATCATCTCCGACAATGACGGGCCGGTCATCAACGACGTCGACATGAGCGGCGGCAACGGTGGCGGCGCGGCAGGCGGTTCCGGTGGAGGCGGCCTGATCGGTGTCGGCAACGACGGTGGCAGCGCCGCCGGTGGCGCAGGTGGCTCCGGTGGCGGGATCGTCATCAACGACAACGACAGCCAGAGCACCAGCACCGGTGGCGGTGACATCACCACTGTCGACACCGGTGGCGGTGACCTCTCCGGAAGCGTCGACGCCAGCCACGACGACAACAGCGTCGACAACTCGGTCGACAACTCCGGGCAGGACAACTCGGTGGACAACTCGCAGACGGTCGACACGGACGTCAACGTCAGCAACGACGTCGGCATCTTCTGA
- a CDS encoding Rv0340 family IniB-related protein has translation MANSLLDFVMSVVRDPDAAARFAADPDQAILDANLTDVTSADVNALIPVVSESMTSLDGLPVAGLDGGVAETAGNVWTSGAATAAFDAFGDQVPAEALDDIHGAATEVINDPGAGLDALADPGVPDVATVDDASLHLDQPVIDDASADEPGPVEDWSDSLVDIQQLDTDAGGFDIFD, from the coding sequence ATGGCGAACTCGCTATTGGACTTCGTGATGTCTGTGGTGCGTGATCCCGACGCCGCCGCACGCTTCGCCGCAGATCCCGACCAGGCCATCCTCGACGCCAACCTGACCGACGTGACCAGCGCTGACGTCAACGCGCTGATCCCGGTCGTGTCGGAGTCGATGACCTCGCTCGACGGGTTGCCTGTCGCCGGGCTCGACGGCGGCGTCGCGGAGACGGCAGGCAACGTCTGGACGAGCGGAGCGGCGACCGCGGCGTTCGACGCGTTCGGCGACCAGGTGCCTGCCGAGGCGCTCGACGACATCCACGGCGCCGCCACGGAGGTCATCAACGATCCGGGTGCCGGTCTCGATGCGTTGGCCGATCCGGGCGTTCCGGATGTCGCGACCGTCGACGACGCCTCGCTGCATCTCGACCAGCCGGTCATCGATGATGCGTCGGCTGACGAGCCCGGCCCCGTCGAGGACTGGAGTGATTCGCTGGTCGACATCCAGCAGCTCGACACCGACGCGGGCGGCTTCGACATCTTCGACTAG
- a CDS encoding Hsp70 family protein, translating into MSDSLGLSIGSTNLVAARVGRPPVMRRSILTVFDDRAPEVGVPSEFAGPSGPDPNHPGMVLSGFVERVGDPVPLVAADGSPHRGERVLVEALDAMARTVGGGAPIAIAVPAHWGTATVGALRGALRAAPGLAPNGTPPALVPDSAAALAALQAAPGLPRNGVVVLCDFGGSGTNITLADAGSNLDSIGETVRYADFSGDQIDQALLNHVLAGVAAANDADPAGTAAVSSLARLRNEARMAKERLSGETATVVHADLPGFNSDVRVTRTELEQLIGEPLTGVLDTVEETLQRNSIPLSRVSAVATVGGGANIPLVTQQLSTRLRAPVITTPQSQLNVAAGAALIADSGLAGDAPTGMAPTGLAAAADAPTGMAAAAWAAGAAGVAAAESASDGAASATFRALAWSQDDAPAADPVPYAGEDYTFDGGATGARPGMEFAHEEEGYEPEPAPLPWYRRPVVLFGAAAAAALLAVGGLAVTLTSTSGDSGPVTETATTVETGPSPGEPVTEPQTVTITGPDGSTSTSVVPPPPPSSTTTTTTTAATTTTTTTAATTTTTTAPTTTTTRPTTTTPPPTTTTQPPPTTTAPPTISTTPEVLIPDAPA; encoded by the coding sequence ATGAGCGACTCACTCGGACTGTCGATCGGGTCGACCAATCTGGTGGCGGCCCGGGTGGGCAGACCTCCCGTCATGCGACGGTCGATTCTGACGGTCTTCGACGACCGCGCGCCCGAGGTCGGGGTGCCGTCCGAGTTCGCGGGACCGTCGGGCCCGGACCCGAACCATCCCGGCATGGTGCTCAGCGGATTCGTCGAGCGGGTCGGTGACCCCGTACCGCTGGTGGCCGCGGACGGGTCACCGCACCGGGGCGAGCGCGTGCTGGTCGAGGCTCTCGACGCCATGGCGCGCACTGTAGGCGGCGGCGCCCCCATCGCGATCGCGGTGCCCGCGCACTGGGGTACCGCCACGGTCGGCGCGCTGCGGGGAGCGCTGCGCGCCGCGCCGGGCCTGGCGCCCAATGGCACGCCACCGGCGCTGGTGCCCGATTCGGCCGCAGCGCTCGCCGCGTTGCAGGCCGCCCCGGGACTGCCGCGCAACGGGGTCGTGGTGCTGTGCGACTTCGGCGGCAGCGGGACCAACATCACGCTGGCCGACGCCGGATCCAATCTCGATTCCATCGGTGAGACGGTCCGCTACGCGGACTTCTCCGGAGACCAGATCGACCAGGCGCTGCTGAACCACGTCCTCGCCGGAGTCGCTGCGGCCAACGACGCCGACCCCGCGGGCACCGCGGCGGTCAGCTCGCTGGCCCGACTGCGCAACGAGGCCAGGATGGCCAAGGAACGCCTGTCGGGCGAGACCGCGACCGTGGTGCACGCCGACCTGCCCGGCTTCAACTCCGATGTGCGAGTGACGCGCACGGAGTTGGAACAGCTGATCGGCGAGCCACTCACCGGTGTGCTCGACACCGTAGAAGAAACATTGCAGCGCAACAGCATTCCGCTTTCCAGAGTTTCCGCCGTCGCGACCGTGGGCGGCGGGGCGAACATACCGCTGGTCACCCAGCAGCTCTCGACACGGTTGCGCGCACCGGTGATCACCACGCCGCAGTCACAGCTCAACGTCGCCGCAGGCGCCGCGCTGATCGCCGACAGCGGTCTGGCCGGGGACGCCCCCACCGGGATGGCGCCCACCGGGTTGGCGGCCGCCGCCGACGCACCGACGGGGATGGCCGCCGCGGCCTGGGCGGCCGGGGCAGCGGGGGTTGCGGCCGCCGAGTCGGCATCCGACGGCGCAGCATCAGCGACGTTCCGCGCGCTGGCATGGTCGCAGGACGACGCGCCCGCTGCCGACCCGGTGCCCTACGCCGGCGAGGACTACACGTTCGACGGCGGCGCCACCGGCGCCCGCCCCGGCATGGAGTTCGCCCACGAGGAGGAGGGCTACGAACCCGAACCTGCGCCGCTGCCGTGGTATCGGCGTCCGGTCGTGCTGTTCGGCGCCGCAGCGGCAGCCGCGCTGCTGGCCGTCGGCGGCCTGGCGGTCACCTTGACCAGCACCAGCGGAGACTCCGGCCCTGTCACGGAGACCGCTACCACGGTCGAGACCGGGCCTTCGCCGGGCGAGCCGGTCACCGAGCCGCAGACCGTCACGATCACAGGTCCGGACGGCAGCACGAGCACCAGCGTGGTGCCGCCGCCTCCCCCTTCTTCGACGACGACCACTACCACCACCGCGGCCACCACCACGACCACCACGACGGCCGCCACCACGACCACCACGACGGCGCCGACCACGACGACGACGCGGCCCACCACGACAACGCCGCCGCCGACCACCACCACCCAGCCGCCGCCGACCACCACGGCGCCGCCCACGATCAGCACCACGCCCGAGGTGCTGATCCCCGACGCGCCGGCCTGA
- the iniR gene encoding isoniazid response ATPase/transcriptional regulator IniR: protein MPTPAPDSLTGIPPLARDAVAKLTAAPTEPVKLLVSGGIGTGKSAVLTTVRSLLRDAARSVLTRPPRAGDDPHSAVVVDDAHLLTDDELGQLTDRVADPATTVVIGALPLAQREALRTLFTVLERENPVLTLGPWPGADVARMAAETLGAAPPPEIVRSLMAATAGLPFLLRPAVAAAASPGGEAPATAVLRAAGGALTERLRRLDEATLDTLLISSLSHDLGPDDVAAALRLSPGQAHAAVDHARATGLLEPSLRRPFPRTVHRCVAQILGTARHHDVEVSLLVTQLESSTLTTDLALQLAEHGLRDDRLASALAELASRGHHRPASAARLYRAAAEAGATAASVRLADALAQTGDCATAGRIADDLLSSDDAAERAAAVRIAASIAMHDGRAAQAADLFRWLGAHPDPFVSAAGAVVSLAVGDAPGARAALSAESSGPPTSTARAARSLAEGLLLSLEGPYAAAMARLGQSIASAQPAPGAEPDSPAALVTLAALHGGDPVRARSVIGRAVRAGLPEGAEHAGSVARRHRLLLGWVRMQDGQLPAASADVALATADADSEALHRRDALWAAALQTAIARRGGDAGALQKHWYAAMEVLAEYSLDVFSLLPLGELWVAAARLRQVDRLQHTIDEAFALLAGLGDPVLWSVPLHWAGVHAGILANAPDAVAPHGQALTAAAAHSAFAKALATGGRAWLRVLANQVDTDEVTSAARLLAQFGHTWDATRLAGQAALQTPDSRVSQAMLQLARDLKQAVALDDAPGAELPAAPADIDPSTPSYMRLSKKEREVAELLIRGMPYKLIGEQLAISPKTVEHHVARIRRRLGAESRSEMLSMLRAMLTPRS from the coding sequence GTGCCCACGCCGGCGCCGGACTCGCTGACCGGCATTCCGCCGCTCGCTCGCGACGCCGTCGCGAAGCTGACCGCCGCTCCCACCGAACCGGTCAAGCTCCTGGTGTCCGGCGGCATCGGCACCGGCAAGAGCGCGGTGTTGACCACCGTGCGGAGCCTGCTGCGCGACGCGGCCAGATCGGTGCTCACCAGACCTCCCCGTGCGGGCGACGACCCCCATAGCGCCGTGGTCGTCGACGATGCACATCTGCTGACCGACGACGAACTGGGCCAGTTGACGGACCGAGTCGCCGACCCGGCGACGACGGTGGTGATCGGTGCCCTGCCGCTGGCCCAGCGCGAGGCGCTGCGCACCCTGTTCACGGTGCTGGAGCGGGAGAACCCCGTACTGACGCTGGGCCCCTGGCCGGGTGCCGACGTGGCCCGCATGGCGGCCGAAACCCTCGGGGCCGCACCGCCGCCCGAGATCGTCCGGTCGCTGATGGCCGCGACGGCCGGTTTGCCGTTCCTGCTGCGGCCCGCGGTGGCCGCCGCCGCGTCACCCGGCGGCGAGGCGCCCGCGACAGCCGTCCTGCGCGCGGCAGGAGGCGCGCTGACCGAGCGGCTGCGTCGCCTCGACGAGGCGACGCTCGACACCCTGCTGATCTCGTCGCTGAGCCACGACCTTGGGCCCGACGACGTGGCGGCTGCACTGCGGCTGAGTCCCGGGCAAGCGCACGCGGCGGTGGACCACGCCCGGGCCACCGGCTTGCTCGAGCCGTCACTGCGCCGCCCGTTCCCGCGCACGGTGCACCGCTGCGTCGCACAGATCCTCGGCACCGCCCGCCACCACGACGTCGAGGTCTCCCTTCTTGTCACCCAGCTCGAATCATCGACTCTGACAACTGATCTCGCGCTTCAACTGGCCGAGCACGGGTTGCGTGACGATCGGCTGGCCAGCGCGCTGGCCGAGCTGGCGTCGCGCGGTCATCATCGACCGGCAAGCGCGGCAAGGCTTTATCGCGCCGCGGCCGAAGCAGGCGCCACCGCGGCGAGCGTCCGGCTAGCCGATGCGCTGGCTCAGACCGGCGACTGCGCCACCGCGGGCCGTATCGCCGACGACCTCCTCAGCTCCGACGACGCCGCCGAGCGGGCCGCCGCGGTGCGCATCGCCGCCAGCATCGCGATGCACGACGGCCGCGCCGCGCAGGCCGCCGATCTGTTCCGCTGGCTCGGCGCCCACCCGGACCCCTTCGTCAGTGCGGCAGGCGCGGTGGTGTCGCTCGCCGTCGGCGACGCGCCGGGCGCACGCGCGGCTCTGAGCGCCGAGAGCAGCGGGCCACCCACCTCGACCGCCCGCGCCGCGCGCAGCCTCGCCGAGGGTCTGCTGCTGTCGCTGGAGGGTCCCTACGCGGCCGCGATGGCCCGGCTCGGTCAGTCCATCGCCTCCGCGCAGCCGGCGCCCGGCGCCGAACCCGACTCCCCGGCCGCGCTCGTGACGCTCGCCGCCCTGCACGGCGGCGATCCGGTGCGGGCGCGCAGCGTCATCGGCCGCGCCGTACGGGCCGGACTCCCGGAGGGTGCCGAGCACGCCGGCTCGGTCGCCCGCAGGCACCGGCTGCTGCTCGGCTGGGTGCGGATGCAGGACGGACAGTTGCCCGCGGCCAGTGCCGACGTCGCTCTCGCCACGGCCGACGCCGACTCCGAGGCCCTGCACCGCCGCGACGCGCTGTGGGCGGCGGCGCTGCAGACGGCGATCGCCCGGCGCGGCGGCGACGCCGGCGCGCTGCAGAAGCATTGGTATGCGGCGATGGAGGTGCTCGCCGAGTACTCCCTCGACGTGTTCTCGTTGCTGCCGCTGGGTGAACTGTGGGTAGCCGCCGCCCGCCTGCGCCAGGTCGACCGATTGCAGCACACCATCGACGAGGCGTTCGCGCTGCTGGCCGGCCTTGGCGACCCGGTGTTGTGGTCGGTGCCGCTGCACTGGGCGGGGGTGCACGCCGGGATCCTGGCCAATGCGCCCGACGCCGTCGCCCCGCACGGTCAGGCGCTGACCGCCGCGGCGGCTCACAGCGCCTTCGCCAAGGCGCTGGCCACCGGGGGCCGGGCGTGGCTGCGGGTACTGGCCAACCAGGTCGACACCGATGAGGTCACCTCGGCGGCGCGACTGCTCGCGCAGTTCGGCCACACGTGGGACGCCACCCGCCTTGCCGGCCAGGCCGCGCTGCAGACCCCCGACAGCCGGGTGTCGCAGGCGATGCTGCAGCTGGCCCGCGACCTCAAACAGGCGGTCGCGCTCGACGACGCCCCCGGCGCCGAGCTGCCGGCCGCCCCGGCCGACATCGATCCGAGCACACCCAGTTACATGCGCCTGTCCAAGAAAGAGCGTGAAGTCGCCGAACTGCTGATCCGGGGAATGCCCTACAAGCTGATCGGTGAACAACTGGCCATCTCGCCCAAGACCGTCGAGCACCATGTCGCCCGGATCCGCCGGCGCCTCGGCGCCGAGTCCCGGTCGGAGATGTTGTCGATGCTGCGGGCCATGCTCACACCGCGGTCCTGA
- a CDS encoding Hsp70 family protein, giving the protein MVIHQATPQPLGLSVGATNLVGVMDEHRTVVRPSEVTLHGRRLTGFVDRIGDPVPLIAPDGSAHRPETLLADALHAVAQAATQGLDATELTVAVPAHWQPAVVAGLRRTLQHQVVSDATAALTALDADPGLPRDGVLVLCDFGGSGTTITLADAADHAVIEAVRFPDFSGDLIDQALLRHVAAALTDADPSGTAMVESLLRLRSDCRGAKERLSAHTATTIAVEVPGHRGDIRITRAELEGLIRGPLAQLLVALDDTMQRRRVAQAALSAVATFGGGARIPLVTQLLSEHLRVPVVTTPQPALTAAHGAALIARRSGVADNETVLASAAGTGVVTTAIDTGAPSSSFGALAWSLDDGSDAGVLFAPAADTEYHRSGSRPDLHFQQDAWQPPEPPRRAPLALFGLAAAAAVISTAVFGVMQLSDDTAAPVEAATTVAPPSAPAAPVDTPAPPAPQAPVLTTVVVQPAQRASPAPRPPVPAPRPAPLATPSAAPHAAATTTAPPTTPTTPPPTPPSTPPTIPPSTPPSTPPSSPRAHRRPHPRRCRPAHPRARRRRRLSRRRTPLRTRPPRHRKPPGERVRTAFVAAFPREVQL; this is encoded by the coding sequence ATGGTCATCCACCAGGCGACCCCGCAGCCGCTCGGACTATCGGTAGGTGCGACCAACCTCGTCGGGGTGATGGACGAGCACCGGACCGTCGTGCGCCCCTCCGAGGTGACGCTGCACGGCAGGCGACTGACCGGCTTCGTCGACCGCATCGGTGACCCGGTGCCGCTCATCGCGCCAGACGGTTCCGCCCACCGCCCCGAGACACTGCTGGCCGACGCGCTGCACGCGGTCGCGCAGGCGGCGACTCAGGGACTGGACGCCACGGAGTTGACCGTCGCCGTCCCCGCCCACTGGCAGCCCGCGGTGGTGGCCGGCTTGCGCCGCACACTGCAGCACCAAGTCGTCTCCGACGCGACCGCGGCGCTGACCGCCTTGGACGCCGATCCCGGGCTGCCCCGCGACGGCGTGCTCGTCTTGTGCGATTTCGGCGGCAGCGGCACCACCATCACGCTCGCCGACGCCGCAGACCATGCGGTCATCGAGGCCGTCCGGTTCCCCGACTTCTCCGGTGACCTCATCGACCAGGCGCTGCTGCGGCATGTCGCGGCGGCGCTCACCGACGCCGATCCGTCCGGCACCGCGATGGTGGAATCGCTGCTCCGGCTGCGGTCGGACTGCCGCGGCGCCAAGGAGCGGCTCTCCGCCCACACCGCGACGACGATCGCGGTGGAGGTCCCCGGGCACCGCGGCGACATCCGCATCACGCGCGCCGAACTCGAGGGGCTCATCCGCGGCCCGCTCGCGCAACTGCTTGTCGCACTTGACGACACGATGCAGCGCCGACGGGTGGCGCAGGCCGCCCTGTCCGCCGTGGCGACCTTCGGCGGCGGAGCGCGCATCCCGCTCGTCACCCAGCTGCTGTCCGAGCATCTGCGGGTGCCGGTGGTCACCACACCCCAGCCTGCGCTGACCGCCGCGCACGGAGCGGCGCTGATTGCGCGCCGCAGCGGCGTAGCCGACAACGAGACAGTGCTCGCATCCGCCGCCGGCACCGGCGTCGTCACCACCGCCATCGACACGGGCGCACCGTCGTCCTCGTTCGGCGCGCTGGCCTGGTCGCTGGACGACGGCTCCGATGCCGGCGTGCTCTTCGCCCCGGCGGCCGACACGGAATACCACCGCTCGGGCTCGCGGCCGGACCTGCACTTCCAGCAGGACGCGTGGCAGCCACCCGAGCCGCCGAGGCGTGCCCCGCTGGCGCTGTTCGGACTGGCCGCCGCGGCCGCAGTGATCAGCACCGCCGTGTTCGGCGTCATGCAGCTCAGCGACGACACGGCGGCCCCCGTCGAGGCGGCGACCACGGTCGCGCCTCCCTCAGCGCCTGCGGCGCCGGTCGACACTCCTGCACCGCCGGCGCCGCAGGCCCCCGTCCTGACGACCGTTGTGGTGCAGCCCGCCCAGCGTGCAAGTCCGGCTCCCCGGCCACCGGTGCCCGCACCGCGCCCCGCCCCGCTCGCCACCCCTTCGGCGGCGCCGCACGCCGCGGCGACGACGACCGCCCCGCCGACAACCCCGACCACACCTCCGCCGACGCCGCCCAGCACACCGCCGACCATACCCCCGTCGACGCCGCCCAGCACGCCGCCGTCGTCGCCCCGAGCCCACCGCCGACCACACCCCCGTCGATGCCGCCCAGCACACCCCCGAGCACGCCGCCGTCGTCGCCTGAGCCGCCGTCGGACGCCCCTGCGGACCCGCCCACCGCGGCACCGGAAACCGCCGGGGGAACGAGTTAGGACAGCCTTCGTAGCGGCGTTTCCCCGCGAGGTGCAACTATGA